The following proteins come from a genomic window of Anguilla rostrata isolate EN2019 chromosome 17, ASM1855537v3, whole genome shotgun sequence:
- the hmox1a gene encoding heme oxygenase 1a, with translation MEADMKKVTEKVKGTDSDLSEQIKAVTKDSHVRAENTELMLSYQRGHITLPQYKLLLCSLYEIYRALEEELDRNSANPGVAPIYFPQELARKEALENDLEFLLGQGWKEKITVPVATHKYVQRLRQIGKENPTLLVAHAYTRYLGDLSGGQVLGRITQKSLGLSSGEGLSFFSFPGVSSPNRFKQLYRSRMNSVELTEEEREGVLEEAVRAFEFNIQVFDDLQKMLTVTEADANWQRRQAQHSSKDGVETVKNRLTEKVQISSSDLSEQIKAVTKDSHVRAENTELMLSYQRGHITLPQYKFLLCSLYEIYRALEEELDRNSSHPGVAPIYFPQELARQETLEKDLEFLLGKNWQERIAVPAATHRYTERLRQIGKENPILLVAHAYTRYLGDLSGGQVLGRITQKSLGLSSGEGLSFFSFPGVSSPNRFKQLYRSRMNSVELTEEEREGVLEEAVRAFEFNIQVFDDLQKMLTVTEETDVRHRRTTGNGDPSTMAFQLPTSLVSSLSVTRFVLGVCIVLAVAVGIYLR, from the exons ATGGAAGCAGACATGAAGAAGGTAACAGAGAAAGTGAAGGGCACAGACAG tGACCTGTCAGAACAGATTAAAGCTGTGACTAAGGACAGTCACGTCAGAGCTGAGAACACAGAACTCATGCTGAGCTACCAGAGAGGACATATAACTCTCCCACAGTACAAG CTCCTGCTGTGCTCACTGTATGAGATCTATAGAGCCCTGGAGGAGGAACTGGACAGAAATTCTGCCAACCCAGGCGTAGCGCCAATTTACTTCCCCCAGGAACTTGCCCGAAAGGAGGCACTAGAGAACGACCTTGAGTTCCTCCTTGGACAAGGCTGGAAGGAGAAGATCACAGTCCCTGTAGCtacacacaaatatgtacagAGACTGAGACAG ATTGGGAAAGAAAACCCCACGTTGTTGGTGGCCCATGCCTACACCCGTTACCTGGGTGACCTGTCAGGTGGGCAGGTCCTGGGGCGTATTACCCAGAAGTCTTTGGGGCTGAGCAGCGGGGAGGGTCTGTCCTTCTTCTCGTTCCCTGGAGTGAGCAGTCCCAACCGCTTCAAGCAGCTGTACAGGAGCAGGATGAACAGTGTGGAGCTgacggaggaagagagagagggagtgctgGAGGAGGCTGTCCGAGCATTCGAGTTTAACAtccag GTTTTTGATGACCTGCAGAAAATGCTGACAGTCACAGAGGCCGACGCCAACTGGCAACGCCGACAGGCGCAACACTCCAGTAAAGATG GTGTTGAGACTGTCAAGAACAGACTGACGGAAAAAGTACAGATAAGTAGCAG tgacCTATCAGAACAGATTAAAGCTGTGACTAAGGACAGTCACGTCAGAGCTGAGAACACAGAACTTATGCTGAGCTACCAAAGGGGACATATAACTCTCCCACAATACAAG TTCCTGTTGTGTTCACTCTATGAGATCTACAGAgctctggaggaggagctggacagAAACTCCTCCCACCCAGGTGTTGCACCAATTTACTTCCCCCAGGAACTGGCACGACAAGAGACACTGGAGAAGGACCTCGAGTTCCTGCTTGGAAAGAACTGGCAGGAGCGGATAGCAGTCCCTGCTgctacacacagatacacagagagactgagacag ATTGGCAAAGAAAACCCCATCTTGCTGGTGGCTCATGCCTACACCCGTTACCTGGGTGACCTGTCAGGTGGGCAGGTCTTGGGACGCATTACCCAGAAGTCCTTGGGGCTGAGCAGCGGCGAGGGTCTGTCCTTCTTCTCGTTCCCTGGAGTGAGCAGTCCCAACCGCTTCAAGCAGCTGTACAGGAGCAGGATGAACAGTGTGGAgctgacagaggaggagagagagggagtgctgGAGGAGGCTGTCCGAGCATTCGAGTTTAACAtccag GTTTTTGATGACCTGCAGAAAATGCTTACAGTCACAGAAGAGACTGACGTCAGACACAGGCGCACGACGGGCAACG GAGACCCATCAACTATGGCTTTTCAACTACCCACTTCATTGGTTTCCTCCTTATCTGTAACACGATTTGTCCTAGGAGTCTGCATCGTCTTGGCAGTCGCTGTGGGAATATACTTGCGATGA